A DNA window from Branchiostoma lanceolatum isolate klBraLanc5 chromosome 17, klBraLanc5.hap2, whole genome shotgun sequence contains the following coding sequences:
- the LOC136423119 gene encoding mitochondrial chaperone BCS1-like, giving the protein MPLSDFLAGLKENPYFGAGFGLVGVGAGLAVLRKGSQFGMVAFRRHCMITLEIPSKDKSYHWLLQWITQNAARTQHLSVDTTFQQHDSGKISTRFDFVPSPGTHFFWYKNNWIRIERTREKQMVDLTHGTPWETVQLTALGRNRQMFFEILNEARELALQRTEGKTVMYTAMGPEWRQFGYPRKRRPLSSVILHEGQADKILQDVKEFISNPKWYTDRGIPYRRGYLLYGPPGCGKSSFITALAGELEYSICLMNLSERGLSDDRLNHLLSVAPQQSIILLEDIDAAFVSRELTQQEKVAYQGMGRLTFSGLLNALDGVASTEARIVFMTTNFIDRLDPALIRPGRVDMKEYIGHASEHQLQEMFRRFYPDQPESRSQEFASKVVAHGKDISIALVQGFFMLNKSDPDAVIENIDQMWT; this is encoded by the exons ATGCCTCTGTCAGACTTCCTCGCTGGTTTGAAGGAAAACCCGTACTTCGGTgctggttttggactggtcggAGTCGGCGCTGGACTGGCTGTTCTCAGGAAGGGGTCCCAGTTTGGTATGGTGGCATTCCGACGACACTGTATGATCACTCTGGAAATTCCTAGCAAGGACAAG AGCTACCATTGGCTGCTTCAGTGGATTACCCAGAATGCTGCGAGGACACAGCACCTGAGTGTAGATACCACATTCCAGCAGCACGACAGTGGGAAAATTAGCACCAGATTCGACTTCGTTCCCAGCCCGGGCACGCACTTCTTCTG GTATAagaacaactggataagaatagAGAGAACGAGAGAGAAGCAGATGGTTGACCTGACCCACGGCACGCCCTGGGAAACTGTCCAGCTCACAGCACTTGGCAGGAATAGGCAAATGTTCTTCGAGATCTTAAATGAAG CAAGAGAACTAGCCCTACAAAGGACAGAGGGGAAAACCGTCATGTACACAGCAATGGGGCCGGAGTGGAGACAGTTTGGGTACCCCCGGAAGAGGAGACCTCTCAGCTCAGTCATCCTACACGAGGGACAGGCTGACAAGATACTTCAGGACGTCAAAGAATTCATCAGTAACCCCAAGTGGTACACAGATAGGG GTATTCCATACAGAAGAGGTTACTTACTGTATGGTCCTCCTGGCTGTGGCAAGAGTAGCTTTAT TACAGCCCTTGCAGGAGAGCTCGAGTACAGTATCTGTTTGATGAATCTAAGCGAACGTGGGTTATCTGATGATAGACTCAACCACCTCCTGAGTGTGGCTCCTCAACAGAGCATCATCCTACTGGAGGATATAGATGCCGCATTTGTCAGTAGAGAGCTCACACAACAAG AGAAGGTGGCATACCAAGGCATGGGGAGACTGACGTTCAGTGGCCTACTGAACGCCTTGGATGGAGTGGCTTCAACAGAGGCTAGGATTGTGTTCATGACAACCAACTTTATCGACAG GTTAGACCCAGCTCTGATCCGACCCGGTCGCGTGGATATGAAGGAGTACATCGGTCACGCCAGCGAACACCAGCTTCAGGAGATGTTCCGCAGGTTCTATCCCGACCAACCAGAGTCAAGGTCACAGGAGTTTGCAAGCAAGGTCGTCGCACATGGCAAGGACATAAGTATAGCACTG GTTCAAGGCTTCTTCATGCTGAACAAGTCAGATCCTGATGCTGTTATAGAGAATATAGACCAGATGTGGACATAG